A single window of Scylla paramamosain isolate STU-SP2022 chromosome 41, ASM3559412v1, whole genome shotgun sequence DNA harbors:
- the LOC135092812 gene encoding U6 snRNA phosphodiesterase 1-like: MAAMRGARGALCLLQHYSSDSDGDSGYTSEDDRKRKHEFTSPHERKKKKRRRGEEEEDMVVDSPFSSSSSSSSSSSSSSSSSSPPQAAPQGMCGQERGAVAAPRPQPPHRSIPLPAELLAGREGAQHTEDPQQHQGRLRSFPHERGNWASILYIPLHLGIYGPSFSSLVSSLLSTCRQHSLSLTPSTDLHVSLSRTLVLHLHWIHPLTEDLRRTVAHKARFSLWLHGLSVYVNEEHTRTFLGLRVCQGRSELDELVGDADKCFAEYRLPPFYKDGSYHASIAWCVGDVSEPLRRLLPQLENLCSQYFAVETDMRTFDISTLLFKAGNKITTLHLRSQD; encoded by the exons ATGGCGGCGATGCGGGGGGCTCGGGGGGCACTGTGTCTGCTTCAACACTACAGCTCGGACAGCGACGGGGACTCCGGCTACACTAGCGAGGAcgacaggaagaggaagcatgAATTTACCAGTCCacatgagaggaagaagaagaagaggcggcgaggagaggaggaagaagacatggTGGTGGAcagtcctttctcctcctcctcttcttcctcctcctcctcctcctcctcttcctcctcctcgtcccctcctCAGGCAGCTCCCCAGGGCATGTGTGGGCAGGAACGTGGCGCCGTGGCTGCCCCGCGCCCGCAGCCCCCCCACAG GAGCATCCCGCTGCCGGCTGAGCTGCtggcggggcgggagggggcACAGCACACAGAGGACCCACAGCAGCACCAGGGACGGCTCAGGAGCTTCCCACACGAGCGAGGGAATTGGGCGTCCATCTTGTATATTCCCT tacaccTTGGTATCTATGGACCAAGCTTCTCTTCGCTGGTGAGTTCATTGTTGTCGACCTGCCGCCAACACAGCCTGTCTCTCACCCCCTCCACCGACCTGCACGTCTCCCTCTCCCGCACCCTCGTCCTGCACCTCCACTGGATACACCCGCTCACTGAGGACCTGCGCAGGACTGTGGCCCATAAAGCAAG GTTTTCTTTGTGGCTTCACGGGCTGAGTGTGTACGTGAACGAGGAACACACCCGCACATTCCTGGGTCTGCGGGTGTGTCAGGGACGTTCCGAACTGGATGAGTTGGTGGGAGATGCCGACAAGTGTTTTGCCGAGTACAGACTTCCTCCATTTTATAAG gacGGCTCGTACCATGCCAGCATCGCGTGGTGTGTGGGAGACGTCTCCGAGCCGCTGCGCCGCCTCCTACCACAGCTGGAGAACCTGTGCAGCCAATACTTTGCGGTGGAGACAGACATGCGGACTTTCGACATCTCCACGCTGCTATTCAAAGCGGGGAATAAGATTACCACTTTACACCTCAGATCTCaagactaa
- the LOC135092813 gene encoding tRNA-splicing endonuclease subunit Sen2-like yields the protein MTTTAFTLPPPRRKARVKQVPGAPLPLPSALPHAPCTHYEATYCQGSITIRDPSQAEALWQNGCFGHGAVMGGRGGPKGQKKWRLVEAEGLKSPKWFKETRTEQRGVEGGVEREVEENEMEVDLSEEKEKEVEEEEEEDMKEEKRKGLEIMEVKENVDKEEKNEETEEVKVKEDKEEDEEEEEKKEEENEMEEEEKGEENEMEEETQDMETKASVDTEKDDRLTPNKEEEEKEKDDETEKTHKDKTKTPNTGEHERLPTDQEKKKEDKENTPEPKEELGESEEEETNSDPELTEPWKTILVLSPDQKGYRGKHNRDTCLSLLPEEALFLSYALGCLVLTHEEVDESCKGRKRALDEPTSHEMTIDEMWRVFSQQDASFPVKYAVYHHYRTLGWVVKAGLKYGVDYVLYPVGPAFYHSQYAVRVYSVWADTLTLDTTVPGHTSSWTTTATTERLANHVNKTPIICFVVRPRALTQSRLGLIDCLKELKVQEMMLTRWSPANGIV from the exons ATGACAACAACTGCCTTCACACTGCCACCCCcaagaaggaaagcaagggTTAAACAGGTACCCGGCGCGCCCCTGCCCTTGCCATCAGCCTTGCCACACGCCCCCTGCACCCACTACGAGGCCACCTACTGCCAAGGGAGCATCACGATTCGGGACCCCAGCCAGGCAGAGGCGCTGTGGCAAAAT GGTTGTTTTGGACACGGAGCAGTgatgggtggaagaggaggaccaAAAGGGCAGAAGAAGTGGAGGCTGGTGGAGGCAGAGGGGTTGAAGAGCCCTAAGTGGTTCAAGGAGACTAGGACAGAGcagagaggagtggagggaggtgtggagagagaggtggaagagaatgagatggaggtggatttgagtgaagagaaagagaaggaggtggaggaggaggaggaggaggatatgaaagaggagaagagaaagggattagaaattatggaagtgaaggaaaatgtagataaagaagagaaaaatgaagaaacagaggaagtaaaagtgaaagaagataaggaagaagatgaggaggaggaggagaagaaagaagaagagaatgaaatggaggaggaggagaaaggagaagagaatgaaatggaagaagaaacacaagatATGGAAACAAAAGCGAGCGTAGACACAGAAAAAGACGACAGATTAACAccaaacaaagaggaggaggagaaagaaaaggacgatgaaacagaaaaaacacacaaagataaaacaaagacaCCAAACACAGGAGAACACGAGAGATTGCCGACAgaccaagaaaagaagaaagaagacaaagaaaacacaccGGAACCCAAAGAGGAACTAGGAGagagcgaagaggaggaaacaaataGCGACCCTGAACTTACAGAGCCATGGAAAACAATATTGGTACTATCTCCTGACCAAAAAGGCTACAGAGGCAAACATAATAGAGACACCTGCCTCTCACTACTCCCAGAAGAGGCCCTGTTCCTCTCCTATGCCCTCGGATGCCTCGTTCTCACTCACGAAGAGGTGGATGAGAGTTGTAAGGGCCGGAAGAGAGCGCTGGACGAACCGACCTCCCATGAAATGACTATCGATGAAATGTGGAGGGTTTTCAGTCAACAAGATGCAAGTTTCCCAGTGAAATATGCAGTTTATCACCACTACCGCACGCTGGGGTGGGTGGTGAAGGCTGGTTTGAAGTATGGGGTGGACTATG tgcTGTATCCAGTGGGGCCAGCTTTCTACCATTCCCAGTATGCAGTGAGGGTGTACAGTGTGTGGGCTGACACTCTCACTCTCGACACTACTGTACCAGGCCACACCTCCTCCtggaccaccaccgccaccaccgaaCGCCTTGCCAACCATGTcaataag ACACCCATAATATGCTTCGTGGTGCGTCCCAGGGCCCTCACACAGTCTCGCTTGGGCTTGATTGACTGCCTGAAGGAACTGAAGGTGCAGGAAATGATGCTGACAAGGTGGAGCCCGGCTAATGGCATTgtatga
- the LOC135092814 gene encoding LOW QUALITY PROTEIN: mortality factor 4-like protein 1 (The sequence of the model RefSeq protein was modified relative to this genomic sequence to represent the inferred CDS: deleted 1 base in 1 codon), producing MEKPAVKTKFSESERVLCFHGPLIYEAKCLKVQVKDKQVKYFIHYAGWNKNWDEWVPESRVLKLSDANISRQKDLQRAHEASLKNKKSKKEKKKFPKEMGKEGSGGGGSSGGSTTPGTPVAAGSTTPGGTTTTATASSSSTTTTTLGSGAGDDSRSSTPSTDRSSSGPGKRSAASTPTTPASARDEADTRKKRSRMDNTVDTEEQFMTAVEVRVKLPDELKPALVDDWDLINRQRKLPIVPARVTVDTILADYIRAKTSNKNNTPNKESAVQEVVAGLREYFNVMLGTQLLYKFERPQYAEILQQHKDKQASDIYGFIHLIRLFVRLGQMLAYTQLDEKSITLLNFHLQDFLRFMVKNLETYYSIQDYGVAPPEYHRKAIS from the exons ATGGAGAAGCCAGCAGTGAAGACCAAGTTTTCTgagt CTGAGAGGGTGCTGTGCTTCCACGGGCCGCTCATCTACGAGGCAAAGTGTCTGAAGGTGCAGGTGAAGGACAAGCAAGTCAAGTATTTCATCCACTATGCCGGATGGAACAAAAA CTGGGACGAGTGG GTGCCGGAGAGCCGAGTCTTGAAGCTCAGCGATGCAAATATTAGTAGACAGAAGGACCTGCAGCGCGCCCACGAAGCTTCCct aaagaacaaaaaatccaagaaggaaaagaagaaattccCGAAGGAGATGGGCAAGgaaggcagcggcggcggcggcagcagcggcggcagcaccACCCCGGGGACACCAGTGGCAGCAGGCAGCACCACACCAGgaggcaccaccactactgccaccgcctcctcctcctccaccaccaccaccactctgggATCGGGTGCCGGTGATGACTCCCGATCTTCTACACCAAGCACTGACCGGTCCAGCAGTGGTCCAGGGAAGCGGTCGGCTGCCTCTACCCCCACCACGCCTGCCTCTGCCCGGGACGAGGCGGACACCAGGAAGAAACGGTCCAGGATGGATAATACAGTGGATACG GAGGAGCAGTTTATGACAGCTGTGGAGGTTCGCGTCAAGCTACCAGATGAGCTGAAGCCGGCACTGGTGGATGACTGGGACCTCATTAACCGCCAACGCAAGCTACCCATCGTGCCAGCCAGGGTCACCGTCGACACCATTCTGGCTGACTACATCCGTGCCAAGACAtccaacaagaacaacacccCCAATAA GGAGAGCGCAGTGCAGGAGGTGGTGGCTGGCCTGAGAGAATACTTCAATGTAATGCTCGGCACGCAGCTGCTGTACAAGTTTGAGAGGCCACAGTATGCCGAGATCCTGCAGCAGCACAAGGACAAGCAGGCCAGCGACATCTATGGCTTCATCCACCTCATTCGCCTCTTTG TGCGGCTGGGACAGATGTTGGCCTACACGCAGCTTGATGAGAAGAGCatcaccctcctcaactttcaCCTCCAGGACTTTCTCAG gtTCATGGTGAAGAACCTGGAGACTTACTACAGCATTCAGGACTACGGCGTGGCTCCGCCTGAGTACCATCGCAAGGCCATCAGTTAG